A genome region from Mercenaria mercenaria strain notata chromosome 11, MADL_Memer_1, whole genome shotgun sequence includes the following:
- the LOC128546889 gene encoding uncharacterized protein LOC128546889: MRINLAVVLMFSSVMCMTYAKDLTTVINEVIADTDVNGDGIVSETEFNQELLSRWDTDVPSDNSVSKTDFVTQWTTRYGDNQADASAFFDKLDQFFLPVGELNDLDLFFHLATLDPDGDHQISTTDFANFIRQNHPCGSVGHLHC; the protein is encoded by the exons ATGAGAATCAATCTGGCCGTCGTATTGATGTTCTCCTCTGTCATGTG CATGACATATGCAAAGGACTTGACTACAGTAATAAACGAGGTGATTGCAGACACTGATGTAAATGGGGACGGTATTGTTTCTGAAACGGAGTTTAATCAGGAGCTTCTAAGCAGATGGGATACTGATGTTC CATCAGATAACAGCGTGTCGAAGACAGACTTTGTTACACAGTGGACAACCCGTTACGGAGATAATCAGGCAGATGCATCGGCATTCTTCGACAAACTAGACCAGTTCTTTCTTCCAGTAGGAGAATTAAACGACCTTGATTTATTTTTCCATCTGGCAACACTGGACCCCGATG GTGACCACCAAATAAGCACAACTGACTTTGCAAACTTTATCAGACAG